Sequence from the Erythrolamprus reginae isolate rEryReg1 chromosome 2, rEryReg1.hap1, whole genome shotgun sequence genome:
GATCCGGAGGGAAAGAGATTGATAAAAGCTGTCGCTAGGaggtcccccctccccctccccaattccctttCTGCTTTTGCTTTTCAAACCGGATCCTTTCATTACACGAATTTCAACCTGGTTATAAAATTGAGCACTTTTTTTTCGTTCAAGCGTTAACAAATCCATAATTTGTTGATTATCCTAGCCTTAAAAAAGAATTCTAGTCTCCCCCTCATAGGTATTGCAGCTCTTTGAATCTTCGTTTtcgctaatagaatagaatagaattctttattggctaggTGTggttggagacacaaggaatttgttattgGTGCAAATTTTACTTGAAACTAACCATTGCATCAAAAGAAGTTCagagaactttttttttaaaaaaactttttaaaaaacccttaaagagCCTTTAAACCTCGACAGCTGGTTCTAGTGAAAATGCTTGACCTATAAACAAATGTCAGAACGTTTTTTAAATGTCCCGCAAAGGGAATttggacattttattttatttgtcaagaatGTGCAAGGTAGTAGccggtattggtataaacataaacagcaAAATATATACaggtaagacagggacggtaggcacaatggtgggcttatgcacgccccttacagacctcttaggaatggggtgaagtcaacattagacagtctaagattaaagtttttggggtttgaggaagaaaccacagagtcagatgcattccaggcattgaccactccgttgtcgtgttttctgcagtcgagtttgaagcggtttacatttagttggaATCGACTGAGTGCTCGTGCATACAGGTTTATacactgcttgcttgcttgctttttcctttttttaaaatgaggtgGTTAAgtcgccccgagttctcggagagggcgggataaaaatccaataaataataataataaataaataataatgcctTCCATCCAACAGCAACGACGGTGCTTTCGGGAGAGCATCCAATCAACAGCAAGAGGGCGATGCTCTTGAAAAACTCTCCCTGCATATAGAGGACGGCATCGCTCGGAAACCGGAAGTGTTTCCGAGGGCCTCTTTGGACTGAAACACACCCCACTCCCCACTGCGTCCAGCTGCTCTCGCCAGTATGGCTAGCGCGCTGCTCCTTCGCCGTCTGTCTTTGGCTGCGGCCACTGGGCCGCCCCGACGCTTTTTGGGCGCGGCGGGAACCGCAACCACGGCGCATTTCAAGCACCTGCTGGTGGAGAAAAAGGGAGCCGGGCAGAAAGTGGCGGTGATCCAGCTGAACCGCCCGAAGGCCCTGAACGCGCTTTGCGACGACCTGATGAAAGAGCTGAGCAGTGCGCTGGACGCGGTGGAGCAGGACCCGGGCGTGGGCGCTATCGTCCTGACGGGCAGCGAGAAAGCCTTCGCCGCCGGCGCTGACATCAAAGAGATGCAGCACCGGACTTTCCAGGAGTGCTACGGCGGCAACTTCCTCGCCCATTGGAACCGCCTGGCCAGCGTCCGAAAGCCGGTCATCGCTGCCGTCAATGGCTACGCGCTGGGCGGCGGCTGCGAGCTGGCCATGATGTGCGACATCATCTACGCGGGCGAGAAGGCGCAGTTTGGGCAGCCGGAGATCCTGCTGGGTACCATCCCCGGCGCCGGCGGCACGCAGAGGCTGACCCGGGCGGTGGGCAAGTCTCTGGCCATGGAGATGGTCCTGACCGGGGAACGCATTTCGGCCCAGGAAGCCAAGCTGGCCGGCCTCGTCAGTAAAGTCTGCCCGGTAGAAAAACTGCTGGACGAAGCCATCGGCTGCGGGGAGAAGATCGCCCGCCAATCCAAGCTGGTCACCGCCATGGCCAAAGAAGCGGTCAACGCCGCCTTCGAGCTCTCCTTAGCCGAGGGCAATAGACTGGAAAAGAGGCTTTTCCACGCCAGTTTTGCCACGGAGGACCGGAAAGAGGGGATGGATGCCTTTGTGGAGAAGAGAGAAGCCAAGTTTAAAGACCATTAATTCCTCCCactggaagcctttttggagggggggtgggggggtgtagtAAATGCAGTTACATTTATAGAAGACAATATTGCGCAAAAAGGCCTTAATTCACAATCCCTGGACCCTGAAATGACAGCTATCTACTTGTCAGAAAGTGGTCTAATTATTGGCACCAGGGTGTGCAAAAAATCAATTTATTTGAAAAGGTggtgattaaaaataaaagtgttCAAATTTCCTTTAAATGTGATCTTTGCAGAATGCCTGAGATTGCATAAAAACAAGCTTTTGTGTCCACAGTAAATGGGTAAAAATTCAAGGTGAAAGGAATAGTTATTATGGCACTAGAAGATGGATTGATTTATCCATAATTCTGTACTGGTGTGCCTGCTGGATTCTTTTAACTTAGTGATAAATATGAGCTTTAGCTACTGCTGTCCCATAGAAGTTATACATCTGGTGTGATTGCATGTGGTTAAAAAGTCTCTAAGATCAGTTCTAATTAAGAATATGCTGGCATATCAAACACAGGTTAATGGAAGTGTTTCATTAGAAACTAGAGCTAGAGTTAATAAACCAATAAGTGAGAAATTGCTATATCATTGCAAAGGAAACTTGTTTAAAGCATTCTGCCCTGGATAAGGCTGTTCTCTTAGGTGGATTTTCAACATTTTGGCTTATTTTCTTTTGAGAGAGCCCATcagaattttatttttgaatGTGTGACTGTTTTCCGAATGACAGTAAAAGTTATCCTATAAGCTAAGGAAAATGCAAAAAAAGTATTCCATTGATTTCTTAATTGCaataaacatttaataaaatgacattattttaaaatagattgTATCCCTTGCCCATTCTGcctttcatctttttttaaactaaTACTTTTATTCATATATATTCAGGAGTAACTCTGAGAGTTAGGGAAGTTGCTTACTCCAATAGTGAACATCATATTTCTCTTTACTGCTGCCCTTAAAAGCTTTTTGCCCAAGACAGGTAATAGAACCCTCTCTGAATTTCAGGACTAGAGCACCAGTCATTGCTTTTTTGCCCTGTAATTTTAGGAATAATCTGCTAAATTGTAACGTTGAGTAATGTATTTTAGCTCACAATACCATGTATAGACCATTTATGTCTCAGAAGGCAATCTGGTTCTGGATTGGGTGGCTCTGCTCAGCTATAGTTAGTTATGGCTTCGTGACCACTCAATAGAACTCACTGCAATGCACTTTATATCAGGTTGTCACCAAAGAATACTGAAAGCTATATCTGGTACAAAGAAACCAAATTCAGTAGTTACAAGCACAACTTGATTTGTCTAAATGACACCTCTGCTGCAAGAGTTGCCTTGCAAGAGTTATTAGTAAGCTTGTTGGCTACAATTCAAGGTGCCATTTGTCACCTTTAAGACCTAATATATCTCTAACTAGGTCTGACAAAATCTGGATATATGGCAGCTATTTCAAGTGGATTGCTTTATTCAAGAAGAGCTGGAAGGGAAGGCTTGTTCTGGGTGTTATTCTTTTCTCAGGGTATTGCTACACTTTCTGAACAGCGAACCCCTGGATATTAGAGCAAATGCAACCCTGTAAATATATGGAaggccataaagacctggctttttctgAGATTTTCAAAGGTGATATTATGAATTCCCTTGTGGAAGGGATACTGATAGCTGGTTGACTTTCTTGGTGTTTTTTAATGCTGTATTATAGTCTTTCACCCCACTATTGTATGTATAGGTAGTGCtcaacaatcacaattgagcccaaaatttctgttgctaagtgaaacatttgttaagtgacttttgccccatttcattACCTTTCGTGCCAgacttgttaagtgaaccactgtaagtcagttaaattagtaacacatttGCTAAATGAATGTGGCcttcccattgactctgcttgccagaaggtcacaaaaggtaatTACATGACCCTGGactactgcaaccatcataaatatgagtaaaaAGGCAAGCATTCACATTTTGTTCACATGATTGAGGATTCTGCAATGGTTTTAAGTGTGAGAAacagtcataagtaactttttttcaatgctattgaactattgtaagacaaggactgcctgtacttgTGAAACTATTCAACTATTGCTTATGAGCTGAAATGGAAATTAGATCAACTTGGGACCAAGTAGAATAgacaagtgatggtgaacctttttccccccataggtgctgaaagtgcatacgtgcgcactatcatgcatgctcaaatgcccacacccataattcagtgcctcgggagagtgaaaacagcttcccccactccccagagatcctctggaggtcacaaacggcctgtttcccaacttctggtgggcaaagtaggttcatgtttcgccctccccaggctccaaaggcttccctggaactgggggagagtaaaaacgccttcccccatcccccagaagactctctggaggccaaaaacaccctccttgagcctctgtgcgagccaaaaatcagctgcttggcacacatgcacgttggagctgagctagggcaacaggccatgtgccagcagatatggctccacgtgccacttgcggcacctgtgccataggttcaccatcaccggaaTAGACCATTTACTTTCACATGAATCTGTCCAGACCATATAGTTAGACTCTCCACTGACCacacatttccatttccattcttCATATGCATAGTCTGAAGTTAGACTGTTGTCTAAACTTAAATAGGCCATTTTCCTTCCATACTATAGAGCACAAGTGTCAAACTCAACCGTGTCGTGTGATATACCacaatttttttgcctttgtggagccagggtgggcatggcctgtacACAATGCATCTGTTCCacaggccgccagtttgacacccctgttgtagaACATTATAACCTGTAGTCTTTCTGACACTGTCATTTTTTTATataaggaaaaataattttatttcaacctttttctcctttttgaattggtctaaattacaatttcacaATTGGTCTTCTCTCCTCCATATTTGCATCATACACTAGGACAAAAGTTATGTAGAGACTCACATTTTGTTCCTAAACTTCCTGTTATGTTAGTTGTGTCAATGTAAAACATCAATATATCACTTAGGTTTAATTTTTTATTCAAAGAAATAAGAGATACTAAATATAGATGTCAATACGCTTGAATTTGCAAGTTAATAGCTAATTTTTTATTGAAAGAAATAAGAGATACTAAATATAGATGTCAATACACTTGAATTTGCAAGttaatagcttttttaaaaattgcctatTAGATAGATACTGGACTAAAAGTTGCCTCCAAAGCATTTTTCATTCTTTAAAGATGATAGCACTCGGTCTTTTATCCCTAAATAcaatgaaggaaaaagaaaagagaaaacaattaaaaattctCATTACcaagaaatattttaatttctttttaaaaaatgcatttgcaTTTATGCTTTCTTCCTTGATACTTGCAAGTAATTACATCTCAATAGTAACAGAGTTTAGTAATTTTGGGTAAGTATGCTTTGTGTTCTATTAATTTTTATCCCCGCCACCCCTCCTTATTTTTGATATCAACATGACTTCTTGAAtacttttaacatatttatacaTGCCTCTGAATCAATCTTATGCTTCACAATTGCCTGGGCtactctaggtttttttgaaagaTTTAAGAGAGGGAGTGCCATTAACTTCTTCCTAAGGCTGAAAGagtgtgactggctcaaagtcacctgcCTGGCTTCATATCTAAGGTGTCTGATTCTGGTTTTTAGATTAGTGCCTTAACACCAAACTAGCTGTTTCATAGATCAATACTGCTAAAAATTTAGCAACTCATGGCATatgaatacatttttaaatcttttatcaAAGTTTGTATTCTACCAACCAATTTCTATCATAGGCAGATTTATTGGAGATTTGTGCAATATAACAAACTGGATATACCTTTTTGGAGCATGGTCCTTTATGACTTACGCCAATTCTACGCCCAGTTGTCCTGTAACATCAGAGAAATAATTTATGTGAATGGCTAAAGCCTAGCACTGTGCTGGCTAACCTTACAGAAATGATATTGCTAAGATGATATATAGAAAGTAC
This genomic interval carries:
- the ECHS1 gene encoding enoyl-CoA hydratase, mitochondrial: MASALLLRRLSLAAATGPPRRFLGAAGTATTAHFKHLLVEKKGAGQKVAVIQLNRPKALNALCDDLMKELSSALDAVEQDPGVGAIVLTGSEKAFAAGADIKEMQHRTFQECYGGNFLAHWNRLASVRKPVIAAVNGYALGGGCELAMMCDIIYAGEKAQFGQPEILLGTIPGAGGTQRLTRAVGKSLAMEMVLTGERISAQEAKLAGLVSKVCPVEKLLDEAIGCGEKIARQSKLVTAMAKEAVNAAFELSLAEGNRLEKRLFHASFATEDRKEGMDAFVEKREAKFKDH